The Euphorbia lathyris chromosome 2, ddEupLath1.1, whole genome shotgun sequence genome includes a window with the following:
- the LOC136216504 gene encoding RNA polymerase I termination factor-like, with product MDSTENILENVELSREKRKQKHEHIVDANCSNKVSKKKKKKKKVEPVELVRGKRFSREEDETVKEAVLSYIDKHELGEEGLNMVLKCKKYPQVRNCWKEIGAVLPWRPCESVYYRAHILFERDENRKWTEEECDLVLKFYEKYGPDWRTLGDALGKHRFHVKDAWRRLNVANKKRGKWSQDEYQSLFDLVNMDLRMKAFEERKSKHGMLRDNICWTAISKQMGTRANPVCCMKWYDSLTSPLVAEGKWADVDDYRLLIALDDVDACCMENVDWDSLLEHRPGDVCRRRWNQMVKHLGEQQNGSFAEHVEVLMKRYCPDVLEAREAYYSKPIVD from the coding sequence ATGGATTCAACTGAAAATATTCTGGAGAATGTCGAGCTTTCACGGGAGAAGAGGAAGCAAAAGCATGAACATATTGTTGATGCAAATTGTAGCAACAAAgtatcgaagaagaagaagaagaagaagaaggttgaGCCAGTGGAATTGGTGCGAGGGAAGCGATTCTCACGTGAGGAAGATGAGACGGTTAAAGAGGCTGTTTTGAGCTACATCGATAAGCATGAATTAGGTGAAGAAGGGTTAAATATGGTTTTGAAGTGTAAGAAGTACCCCCAGGTTAGAAATTGTTGGAAGGAAATAGGGGCAGTTTTACCTTGGAGGCCTTGCGAGAGTGTGTATTATCGAGCCCATATCTTGTTTGAGAGGGATGAAAATCGTAAGTGGACGGAAGAAGAGTGCGATCTAGTGCTGAAGTTTTATGAAAAATACGGGCCTGATTGGAGAACTTTGGGTGACGCACTTGGCAAGCATAGATTTCATGTCAAGGATGCATGGAGGAGACTAAATGTGGCGAATAAGAAGAGAGGAAAGTGGTCCCAAGATGAATACCAGTCTTTGTTTGATCTAGTGAACATGGATCTGCGTATGAAAGCTTTTGAGGAAAGGAAGTCTAAACATGGAATGTTGCGAGACAATATTTGTTGGACAGCCATTAGCAAGCAGATGGGGACTAGAGCTAATCCAGTATGCTGCATGAAATGGTATGACAGTTTAACATCTCCTTTGGTGGCTGAAGGTAAATGGGCTGATGTGGATGACTATCGCCTTTTGATTGCACTTGATGATGTGGATGCATGCTGCATGGAAAATGTTGACTGGGACAGTCTCTTGGAACATAGACCTGGTGATGTATGTCGAAGGAGATGGAACCAAATGGTCAAGCATCTTGGTGAGCAACAGAACGGATCATTTGCAGAGCATGTTGAAGTCTTGATGAAACGGTATTGCCCGGATGTGCTTGAAGCCAGGGAGGCCTACTATAGCAAACCTATAGTAGACTGA